The genomic interval GGGAGGCAACTTGGATATTGTCAAGTTCCTCATCGAGAAGGGGCTCGACGTAAAGGACAGGGACAAGGACGGCCACACGGTTCTCATGCCTGCTGCTTGGGGCGGCCACCTGGATGTGGTCGAGTTCCTGATCGAGAAAGGGCTCGACGCCAATGCCAAGAATAGGCTGGGCACGACGGCTCTCATGCTTGCTGCCGATCGAAGCAGACTGGATGTAGTCAAGCTTCTCATCGAGAAAGGAGCTGACGTGAATGCCAAACAGAATACTCATGACAGGGATCCTAGCCGCCTGGGGTGGGGGCCTGGACGGACTGCTTTGGAAATTGCCCAGAAAAAAGGGCACAAGGAAATCGTGGAATATCTGAAAGCCCATGGAGCTAAGGAATGATTCGTGTTTATGTCGGGACTCCACTGTCGTCCCTCTTGAATGGACAATGGGCGGTGGTTGCTAAACTTCCTATCCGGGCGAAAGCGGGATCTTACCTGAAGGAGTGTCGCCGAATGCAGAGCGGGCCGGACTCTAAAACTTTAGTCTACTGCGAATGGGCTTGTGCGGAGCGAAACCCAAGTCAAGAAGCAAGACCTGACCCCATGCCATGGACTGATGCCAAAGCTCCCGGAGGGAGGCAACGGGGCGCAAGGAACAGAGGTCGGAGAATCAGTGGGGTCGCTAGTGACAAGCACGGCGGCCTTTTTCAACCATCAATCGCTGAGAAAAGATTGAGGCGTAGTACATGTCCCGGAAGGCACTAGCCAACCTATCCAACACATGTCAGATCGGCGGATCCAGTTCGCTTTTTCTTTCTCAACAGGAGAGGACATGAATCATTCGAGTGTGAGACGGTGTGCTACGGAATCAGGTATGGTCCTCAGTATGCTGGACACCAGACTGGGGGTCATAAAGTGGCTGATGGTGTTGAGTCTGTTCTTGGTTTTCGCCTGGAGCAATGGTGTGGCAAACGCTGCGTCTCCTGTAGACGAGCAAGTGCTGAAAGCAGCAGCTTGCGGAGATCTTGCTCAAGTCAAGAGCCTTCTGCGCAAGGGCGCAAACCCCAATGCCAAGGACGCCACGGGGAACACGGTTCTCATGTTCGCCGCGAGTTCAGGCAGGCTGGATCTCGTGAAATTCCTCATCGCTCGAGGGGCTGACGTCTATGCCAAGCGTCCAGACGGTCAAACCGTTCTCATCCGTGCCGCTGGCGGAGGCAATACTGAGGTACTCAGACTCCTTGTCAAAATGGGGCTCGACGTTAACAGTAAGACGAGTACCGGTGAGACAGCTCTGATGGTCGCTTCCATGGGCGGCAGACTGGAGGCTGTCCAATTCCTTCTCGAGAACAAGGCTGAATTAAACGCCCAGAACTCCGATGGTCAGACCGCTTTGTGGTACGCACGCATGTTTCTGATGGGAAAAGACGTAGCCAGATATTTGAGATCCATTGGGGCGAAATAGTCTAGCGCAACATCGCGCGGAACTCGGCACAACAGCTTTGAGCCAAGGTTTGCGCAAGGAAAGGAGGGAACATCTTCATGGGAGGCTCGCGAGAAGGGAGATTAGAAGAACTTATGCGGAGAGCAGTAGAGGGTCCCGAATGGTGGGCGAGGTATGAAAAAGAGATAGGAAGATTACTGTATGAGACCGGGATTCTTCATAGACCGAACATGTCTTGGGACAGGTGGCCCAGCGTGAGACCGCCCGGCGCTTCGAAAGGTCTTTTCGAAAATCTCAGGCAAGCCTCCTGCAATCAG from Desulfomonile tiedjei carries:
- a CDS encoding ankyrin repeat domain-containing protein gives rise to the protein MNHSSVRRCATESGMVLSMLDTRLGVIKWLMVLSLFLVFAWSNGVANAASPVDEQVLKAAACGDLAQVKSLLRKGANPNAKDATGNTVLMFAASSGRLDLVKFLIARGADVYAKRPDGQTVLIRAAGGGNTEVLRLLVKMGLDVNSKTSTGETALMVASMGGRLEAVQFLLENKAELNAQNSDGQTALWYARMFLMGKDVARYLRSIGAK